A portion of the Pectobacterium brasiliense genome contains these proteins:
- the yejM gene encoding LPS biosynthesis-modulating metalloenzyme YejM, translating into MVTNRQRYREKVSQMISWGHWFALFNILLTLGLGSRYLFVADWPTSLFGRLYALVSWLGHFSFIVFAAYLLVIFPLTFIVMSQRLLRFLSAALATAGLTILLVDVEVFTRFHLHLNSTVWELVVNPGQGEIARDWQWMFIGIPLIFMAEMLFGTWCWQKLRSLNRRHFGKPLAGVFISAFFASHLMYIWADANFYRPITMQRANLPLSYPMTARRFLEKHGLLDAQEYQRRLTQQGNPEAMTVEYPLSNITFRDSGSGYNLLMVMIDDTQPDAIQNRMPNLSRFAAENVRFSDHYDSGSQPDAALFNLFYGLSTTYMDGILSARKPSALITALSQQGYQFGLFSANGFNSPLYRQALLADFSLPAPQQQSGDAIITQWQEWLSRDNNPAPWFSYVELSSAPKTADGKGAEPNGRMNIQDVDRQIGQIIRTLQEKNILDNTVVIVTTAQNQNANASNAARFARTQWQTPLIVHWPNTPAQTITKMTDNKDVMTTLMQRLLHVKNSTDDYSQGEDLFSAQRRYPWLINGNGGTLLITTQEQLIVLESNGNYRAYDMAGNRLNDEKPQLALLLQVLTNERRFIAN; encoded by the coding sequence ATGGTAACCAACCGTCAGCGCTACCGCGAAAAAGTCTCCCAGATGATCAGTTGGGGACACTGGTTCGCCTTATTCAACATTTTGCTCACTTTGGGGCTGGGTAGCCGCTACCTGTTTGTTGCCGATTGGCCGACGTCCCTGTTCGGTCGACTTTACGCGCTGGTTAGCTGGCTTGGACATTTTAGCTTTATCGTCTTCGCCGCCTATCTGCTGGTCATCTTCCCGCTCACGTTTATTGTGATGTCGCAGCGCCTGCTGCGGTTCCTGTCTGCGGCGCTGGCAACGGCCGGGCTGACGATACTGCTAGTGGATGTTGAGGTCTTTACACGCTTTCACCTGCACCTCAACAGTACCGTTTGGGAACTCGTCGTCAACCCCGGACAGGGTGAGATTGCCCGCGACTGGCAGTGGATGTTTATCGGCATTCCATTGATTTTCATGGCGGAAATGCTGTTCGGCACCTGGTGCTGGCAAAAACTCCGCAGCCTGAACCGCCGCCATTTTGGCAAACCGCTGGCGGGCGTTTTCATCTCCGCGTTCTTCGCGTCGCATCTGATGTACATCTGGGCCGATGCGAATTTCTATCGCCCGATTACCATGCAGCGTGCCAATCTGCCGCTGTCTTATCCGATGACGGCACGTCGTTTTCTGGAAAAACATGGTCTGCTGGATGCACAGGAATATCAGCGTCGGCTGACACAGCAGGGTAATCCCGAAGCCATGACGGTGGAGTATCCGCTCAGTAACATCACCTTCCGCGATAGCGGCAGCGGCTACAACCTGCTGATGGTGATGATCGACGATACGCAGCCCGATGCCATACAAAATCGGATGCCGAACCTGTCGCGCTTCGCCGCAGAAAACGTGCGCTTCAGCGATCATTACGATTCAGGCTCCCAGCCAGACGCCGCCTTGTTTAACCTGTTTTACGGCCTCTCGACGACCTATATGGACGGCATTCTGAGCGCGCGCAAACCTTCTGCCTTGATCACTGCATTAAGCCAGCAGGGTTATCAGTTCGGACTATTTTCGGCGAACGGCTTCAACAGCCCACTTTATCGTCAGGCGCTGCTTGCTGATTTTTCCTTACCTGCACCGCAGCAGCAAAGCGGCGATGCCATCATCACGCAATGGCAGGAATGGCTCAGCCGCGATAATAATCCAGCCCCCTGGTTCTCTTACGTTGAACTGAGCAGCGCACCGAAAACCGCAGATGGCAAAGGAGCTGAGCCTAACGGCCGCATGAATATTCAGGACGTTGATCGCCAGATTGGGCAAATCATTCGGACCTTGCAGGAAAAGAACATTCTGGATAACACCGTCGTCATCGTGACAACGGCGCAAAACCAGAATGCGAATGCCAGCAACGCGGCACGTTTTGCCCGTACCCAGTGGCAAACACCACTCATTGTTCACTGGCCGAACACGCCTGCGCAGACCATTACGAAAATGACGGACAACAAAGACGTCATGACCACGCTGATGCAGCGCCTGCTCCACGTTAAAAACAGCACGGATGATTATTCGCAGGGTGAAGACCTGTTCTCAGCCCAGCGGCGCTACCCGTGGTTGATTAACGGCAACGGCGGCACGCTGCTCATCACAACGCAGGAGCAGCTCATCGTCTTGGAAAGCAACGGTAACTACCGGGCTTACGACATGGCGGGAAATCGGTTGAATGATGAAAAACCGCAGCTTGCCCTACTCTTGCAGGTACTAACGAACGAAAGGCGCTTTATTGCCAACTAA
- a CDS encoding YejL family protein, protein MPQSSRYSDEHVEQLLSEMVNVLEKHHAPTDLALMVLGNMVTNLINTSIAPAQRQVLARSFAEALQASIKKADKAH, encoded by the coding sequence ATGCCACAATCATCCCGTTATAGTGACGAACACGTTGAACAACTGCTTTCTGAGATGGTCAATGTTCTGGAAAAGCACCACGCCCCAACCGATCTTGCTTTGATGGTGCTCGGTAACATGGTGACGAACCTGATTAACACCAGCATCGCGCCTGCACAACGTCAGGTTCTGGCGCGTTCTTTCGCTGAAGCCCTGCAGGCTTCAATTAAAAAAGCCGATAAAGCTCACTAA
- the yejK gene encoding nucleoid-associated protein YejK → MSLDIAQIALHQLIKRDEQTLEMVLRDSLLSTNAAVEEMMAELHRVYSAKSKAYGLFNEQSELADALRACRKGDEDFLSFSRAATGRLRDELAKYPFAEGGIVLFCQYRYLAVEYLLISVLNSCNSMRVNEQLDISTTHYLDINHADIVARIDLTEWETNPESTRYLTFLKGRVGRKVSDFFMDFLAASEGLDTKAQNRGLLKAVDEYCEEAQLDKNERQNYRQQVYSYCNEQLQSGEEIELESLSQELPPLGEKTFQQFSTEQGYELEESFPADRGTLRQLTKFAGSGGGISLNFDALLLGERIFWDPATDTLTIKGTPPNLRDQLQRRTSSGKS, encoded by the coding sequence ATGAGTCTGGATATCGCCCAGATTGCCCTGCATCAGCTAATTAAACGTGACGAACAAACGCTGGAAATGGTGTTGCGTGATTCCCTGCTGTCGACCAATGCGGCAGTAGAAGAGATGATGGCTGAACTGCATCGCGTCTACAGCGCCAAGAGTAAAGCCTATGGGCTGTTTAATGAGCAAAGCGAGCTGGCGGATGCGCTGCGAGCTTGTCGCAAAGGGGATGAGGACTTTCTGAGTTTCTCACGCGCCGCGACAGGGCGTCTGCGTGATGAGCTGGCGAAGTACCCGTTTGCCGAAGGCGGTATCGTGTTGTTCTGCCAGTATCGTTATCTGGCGGTCGAGTATTTATTGATATCCGTGCTTAATAGCTGCAACAGCATGCGAGTTAATGAACAGCTGGATATCAGCACCACGCACTATCTGGATATCAACCATGCCGATATCGTCGCGCGTATTGATTTGACGGAATGGGAAACCAATCCAGAATCGACACGTTATCTGACGTTCCTTAAAGGCCGCGTTGGGCGCAAAGTCTCTGACTTCTTCATGGATTTTCTGGCCGCGTCAGAAGGGCTGGATACCAAAGCACAAAATCGTGGCCTGCTGAAAGCCGTTGATGAGTATTGTGAAGAAGCGCAATTGGATAAAAACGAGCGCCAGAATTATCGCCAGCAGGTGTATAGCTACTGCAATGAACAGTTGCAGTCCGGTGAGGAAATCGAGCTGGAGTCGCTGTCGCAGGAGCTGCCACCGCTGGGCGAGAAAACCTTTCAGCAGTTTTCAACCGAGCAAGGCTATGAGCTGGAAGAGAGCTTCCCAGCCGATCGTGGAACACTGCGTCAGTTGACCAAATTTGCGGGCAGCGGCGGCGGTATCAGTCTGAATTTTGATGCGCTATTGCTCGGCGAGCGAATTTTCTGGGATCCGGCGACGGATACGTTGACGATTAAAGGTACGCCACCGAACCTGCGCGATCAGTTACAGCGTCGGACAAGCAGCGGTAAGTCGTAG
- a CDS encoding DUF1624 domain-containing protein, with translation MSRDISQRLIAIDALRGLVMVLMLLDHVRETFYLHLQLADPIDVTSTDPMLFINRTLAHLCAPVFVFLTGLSAALYHQKVQDRRQTALFLFQRGLILILLELTLINFAWTFQFPPQVIYLQVIWAIGMSMLALSALIWLPAGLVFILGIVIVGGHNLLDSLQASAGSIWSIPWAILHDRGWIDIGDTFRMRTSYPVLPWIGVISLGYVAGALYRKEVFPLQRQKVLLTLAGITLALFFVLRSINLYGEKPWQQGDTITQTLMSYFNITKYPPSLLFLCLTLSIGLCLLAVFERQQQKRWLVILASFGAAPMFFYLLHLYVLKGMYLTAVAIWGKNQGEWFGFSAVWQLWVCTLVLMAVLFSPVRAFARLKARRRDIRWLKYF, from the coding sequence ATGTCTCGTGATATCTCACAGCGACTTATCGCTATCGATGCCCTGCGCGGTCTGGTTATGGTACTTATGCTACTGGATCATGTGCGGGAAACCTTTTATCTACACCTGCAACTCGCCGATCCGATTGATGTAACCAGTACCGATCCCATGCTATTCATCAACCGCACGCTGGCGCACCTGTGTGCTCCCGTGTTTGTCTTTTTAACCGGGCTTTCTGCCGCGCTGTACCATCAAAAAGTGCAAGATCGCCGACAAACCGCTCTCTTCCTGTTCCAGCGCGGCTTAATTCTTATTCTCCTTGAGCTCACGCTAATCAACTTCGCGTGGACGTTCCAGTTCCCGCCGCAGGTCATCTATCTACAGGTCATCTGGGCCATCGGTATGAGTATGCTTGCCCTCAGCGCGCTGATCTGGCTCCCTGCCGGGCTGGTTTTCATTCTGGGCATCGTTATCGTGGGCGGACATAACCTGCTGGATTCTCTACAGGCTTCCGCAGGCTCCATCTGGTCTATTCCCTGGGCAATTTTGCACGATCGCGGTTGGATAGACATCGGCGACACATTCCGTATGCGTACTTCATACCCGGTATTGCCATGGATTGGCGTCATTTCACTTGGCTACGTCGCTGGGGCACTATATCGAAAAGAGGTATTTCCGCTTCAGCGCCAGAAAGTCCTGCTCACGCTGGCTGGGATCACGCTAGCGCTGTTCTTCGTTCTGCGTAGCATCAATCTGTATGGTGAAAAACCCTGGCAGCAGGGTGATACCATCACGCAAACGCTCATGAGTTATTTCAACATCACGAAATACCCGCCATCGCTGCTGTTTCTCTGCCTGACGCTTAGCATCGGGCTTTGCCTGCTTGCCGTATTCGAGCGTCAGCAACAAAAGCGCTGGCTCGTTATACTGGCGAGCTTCGGTGCCGCACCGATGTTTTTCTACCTACTGCATCTGTATGTTTTAAAAGGTATGTATTTAACCGCTGTCGCGATCTGGGGGAAAAATCAGGGAGAATGGTTCGGCTTTTCCGCCGTCTGGCAATTGTGGGTGTGCACTCTGGTGCTGATGGCCGTGTTATTTTCGCCAGTTCGCGCGTTTGCCCGCTTAAAAGCCCGCCGCAGAGACATCCGCTGGCTTAAATATTTCTAA
- the rplY gene encoding 50S ribosomal protein L25 has product MITIKAEARQGQGKGASRRLRSAGKFPAIVYGGSEAPVSIELDHDSVKNQEVKEGFYGETVILSIDGKEVKVKVQAVQRHVYKPKLTHIDFVRV; this is encoded by the coding sequence ATGATTACTATCAAAGCAGAAGCACGTCAAGGTCAGGGTAAGGGTGCGAGCCGCCGCCTGCGTTCAGCTGGTAAATTCCCAGCCATCGTTTACGGTGGTTCAGAAGCACCAGTATCTATCGAACTGGATCACGACTCAGTAAAAAACCAAGAAGTGAAAGAAGGCTTCTACGGTGAAACAGTTATCCTGTCTATCGATGGCAAAGAAGTTAAAGTTAAAGTTCAGGCTGTACAACGTCACGTTTACAAGCCAAAACTGACTCACATCGACTTCGTTCGCGTTTAG
- a CDS encoding DEAD/DEAH box helicase, with protein MSFTLRPYQREAVSATLDYFRRHTQPAVIVLPTGAGKSLVIAELARLARGRVLVLAHVKELVAQNHAKYRALDLEADIFAAGLQQRESQGKVVFGSVQSVARNLDQFDGAFSLLIIDECHRISDDDNSQYQQIIQHLQKTNSQLRLLGLTATPYRLGKGWIYQYHYHGMIRGDERSLFRDCIYELPLRYMIKHGFLVPPDRLDMPVVQYDFSKLVARSNGLFSEADLNLELKRQQRITPHIISQVIDYAQTRRGVMIFASTVEHAKEITALLPAGQAALVSADTPAAERDALIDAFKHQSLRYLVNVAVLTTGFDAPHVDLIAILRPTESVSLYQQIVGRGLRLYPGKTDCLILDYAGNPHDLYTPEVGNSKPHAGSQPVQIFCPECGFANLFWGKTTPDGDIIEHYGRRCQGWEIAESGQRQQCDFRFRFKVCPHCGAENDIAARRCHQCDEVLVDPDDMLKAALKLKDALVLRCSGMSFEQGQDAKGEWLKITYHDEDDAEVSELFRLHTTAQRHVFLQQFLRVHQRAPGTPFNWQNATDVIAQQLLLRAPDFVVARKHGKFWQIREKLFDYQGRFRRANELRG; from the coding sequence ATGTCGTTCACACTACGGCCTTACCAGCGTGAGGCTGTTTCCGCCACACTCGACTATTTTCGCCGTCACACCCAACCGGCCGTCATCGTTTTGCCTACCGGTGCGGGGAAAAGTCTGGTTATCGCTGAACTGGCGCGGCTTGCTCGTGGCCGCGTGCTGGTGCTTGCGCACGTTAAGGAACTGGTCGCACAAAACCATGCCAAATACCGTGCCTTGGATTTGGAAGCGGATATCTTCGCGGCAGGGCTACAGCAGCGAGAGAGTCAGGGAAAGGTGGTCTTTGGCAGCGTGCAGTCCGTCGCGCGTAATCTCGACCAGTTCGATGGTGCCTTCTCGCTGCTGATCATTGATGAATGCCACCGCATTAGCGACGACGATAATAGCCAATATCAACAAATCATCCAACATCTGCAAAAGACTAACTCACAGCTGCGGCTGCTCGGCTTAACGGCGACGCCCTATCGGCTTGGTAAAGGCTGGATATATCAGTATCACTATCACGGCATGATCCGTGGCGACGAGCGCAGTTTGTTCCGCGACTGCATCTATGAGCTACCGCTGCGTTATATGATCAAGCATGGCTTTCTGGTACCGCCTGACCGACTGGATATGCCAGTGGTGCAATATGATTTCAGTAAGCTCGTCGCCCGCAGCAACGGGTTATTCAGCGAAGCCGACCTGAACCTCGAACTCAAACGTCAGCAGCGAATTACGCCGCACATCATCAGTCAGGTCATCGATTATGCGCAAACGCGGCGCGGCGTGATGATTTTTGCGTCTACCGTCGAACATGCCAAAGAAATTACGGCCTTGCTACCGGCCGGACAGGCTGCACTGGTTAGCGCCGATACCCCAGCGGCCGAGCGTGATGCGCTGATTGACGCTTTTAAACATCAGTCGCTGCGGTATCTGGTCAACGTGGCGGTGCTAACGACCGGGTTTGACGCCCCGCATGTCGACCTTATTGCTATCCTTCGGCCAACAGAATCAGTCAGCCTGTATCAGCAAATCGTCGGGCGTGGTTTACGTTTGTATCCGGGGAAAACGGACTGCCTGATTCTGGATTATGCGGGCAACCCACACGATCTCTATACGCCAGAAGTCGGCAACAGCAAGCCGCATGCTGGCAGCCAGCCGGTACAGATCTTCTGCCCCGAATGTGGCTTTGCCAATCTATTCTGGGGGAAAACAACCCCGGACGGCGACATCATCGAACACTATGGCCGCCGCTGTCAGGGCTGGGAAATAGCAGAAAGTGGCCAACGCCAGCAGTGTGATTTCCGGTTTCGGTTTAAAGTCTGTCCGCACTGCGGCGCGGAAAATGATATCGCGGCGCGGCGCTGCCACCAGTGTGACGAGGTATTGGTCGATCCTGACGATATGCTGAAAGCGGCGTTGAAACTGAAAGATGCGCTGGTTTTACGCTGTAGCGGCATGAGTTTCGAGCAGGGGCAGGACGCAAAAGGTGAATGGTTAAAAATTACCTACCACGATGAAGACGATGCCGAAGTGAGTGAGCTTTTTCGCCTGCACACTACCGCTCAGCGCCACGTTTTCCTGCAACAGTTCTTACGTGTTCACCAACGCGCGCCGGGAACACCGTTTAACTGGCAAAATGCCACCGACGTCATCGCACAGCAGCTATTATTACGCGCACCTGATTTTGTCGTCGCCCGTAAACACGGAAAATTCTGGCAAATACGCGAAAAGCTCTTTGATTATCAGGGACGCTTTCGTCGCGCCAACGAGCTCCGCGGCTAA
- a CDS encoding YecH family metal-binding protein, translated as MSSIHGHEVLQMMLASGESFTTEQLISTIEARFGNEARFHTCSAENMTASMLVQFLSERGKFIPHDAGFTTSASKICQH; from the coding sequence ATGTCATCTATTCACGGTCATGAAGTGTTGCAAATGATGCTCGCATCCGGTGAGTCATTTACCACCGAACAGCTGATTAGCACGATAGAAGCCCGCTTCGGCAACGAGGCGCGTTTTCATACCTGTTCCGCCGAAAATATGACGGCCTCAATGCTGGTACAGTTTCTGTCTGAACGCGGGAAATTTATCCCTCACGATGCAGGCTTTACCACCAGCGCCAGTAAAATCTGCCAGCATTAG
- the rsuA gene encoding 16S rRNA pseudouridine(516) synthase RsuA has translation MRLDKFLSQQLEISRSLVARELHAQRVTVDGEVVKSGAFKLSPEHNVEFDGNPLKQQNGPRYFMLNKPQGYVCSTDDPDHPTILYFMDVPVAYKLHAAGRLDIDTTGLVLLTDDGQWSHRITSPKHQCEKTYLVTLEQPLAEDTAAQFTAGVQLHNEKNLTKPATLEKITDYVVRLTISEGRYHQVKRMFAAVGNRVVELHRERIGGIYLDSELEPGEYRELSAEEIASVK, from the coding sequence ATGCGATTGGACAAATTTTTATCCCAGCAGTTGGAAATTAGTCGTTCACTGGTGGCGCGCGAGCTCCACGCACAGCGTGTTACCGTTGATGGTGAAGTGGTAAAAAGCGGTGCGTTCAAGTTATCCCCCGAGCATAACGTTGAATTTGATGGTAATCCGTTGAAACAGCAGAACGGTCCACGTTATTTCATGTTGAATAAGCCTCAGGGCTACGTCTGTTCAACGGACGATCCCGATCATCCCACCATTTTGTATTTCATGGATGTCCCGGTGGCGTACAAACTGCACGCGGCGGGGCGTCTGGATATCGATACCACCGGACTGGTGCTGTTAACTGACGATGGACAATGGTCGCATCGCATTACCTCGCCTAAGCACCAGTGTGAAAAAACCTATCTGGTGACGCTGGAACAACCGCTGGCCGAGGACACCGCCGCACAATTTACGGCAGGTGTGCAACTACATAACGAGAAGAACCTCACCAAACCCGCTACGCTTGAGAAGATAACGGATTATGTCGTTCGACTGACGATTAGCGAAGGCCGCTATCATCAGGTCAAAAGGATGTTTGCGGCAGTGGGGAATCGGGTCGTTGAGCTGCATCGCGAACGTATCGGTGGCATCTATCTGGATAGCGAACTGGAACCGGGTGAATACCGGGAGTTAAGTGCTGAGGAGATCGCCAGCGTAAAATAA
- a CDS encoding Bcr/CflA family multidrug efflux MFS transporter, which produces MQLRRSSHFGLIFILGLISMLMPLAIDMYLPALPTIANEFGVGDGHVQMTLSTYVLGFAIGQMFYGPMADSLGRKPVILGGTLVFAFAGVACALAQTVEQLIYMRFLHGVSAAAAAVVINALMRDMFSRDDFSRMMSFVVLVMTVAPLIAPIAGGWLLMWFSWHSIFWTISGAAFLASALIFFFIKETLPPAKRQKFHLRTTIGNFAILFRHKRVFSYMVASGLSFCGMFSFLSAGPFVYINLYGVSPQNFGYYFALNVVFLFVVTLFNSRNVRRLGAMAMFRTGLVIQFVMGIWLVVVCLFDLGFLPLVFGVALFVGCIAMVASNAMAVILDDFPHMAGTASSLAGTLRFGLGAIVGVILSLASFNSAWPMVLSMALCSIGAFLLYLYATRSPAS; this is translated from the coding sequence GTGCAATTACGCCGCTCTTCTCATTTCGGGCTGATTTTTATTCTCGGCCTGATTTCGATGCTAATGCCGTTAGCTATCGATATGTATTTACCTGCGTTGCCGACCATTGCTAACGAGTTTGGCGTGGGGGATGGGCATGTCCAAATGACGCTCAGTACCTATGTGCTGGGCTTTGCGATTGGCCAGATGTTCTATGGGCCAATGGCGGACAGTTTGGGACGTAAGCCAGTGATTCTCGGCGGTACGCTGGTTTTTGCGTTTGCAGGCGTGGCCTGTGCGCTGGCACAAACGGTAGAGCAGCTGATCTACATGCGTTTTCTGCACGGTGTCTCCGCTGCGGCTGCTGCGGTGGTGATTAATGCCCTGATGCGCGATATGTTCTCGCGGGATGATTTTTCTCGCATGATGTCGTTTGTCGTATTGGTAATGACCGTCGCGCCGCTCATTGCCCCTATTGCCGGTGGCTGGCTGCTGATGTGGTTTAGCTGGCATTCCATTTTCTGGACGATCTCTGGTGCGGCTTTTCTGGCGTCAGCGCTGATTTTCTTTTTTATCAAAGAAACCTTACCGCCCGCTAAGCGGCAGAAATTTCATCTGCGCACCACCATCGGGAATTTTGCCATCCTGTTCCGCCACAAGCGGGTATTCAGCTATATGGTGGCAAGCGGGCTTTCGTTTTGCGGCATGTTCTCCTTCCTGAGCGCCGGGCCGTTTGTGTATATCAATCTGTATGGCGTTTCTCCTCAGAATTTTGGTTACTACTTTGCTCTGAACGTCGTCTTTCTCTTTGTGGTCACGTTGTTTAACAGCCGCAATGTGCGACGGCTGGGCGCGATGGCGATGTTCCGCACGGGGCTGGTCATTCAGTTTGTGATGGGAATATGGCTGGTGGTCGTCTGCCTGTTCGATCTCGGATTCTTACCGCTGGTGTTTGGCGTGGCACTGTTTGTCGGCTGCATTGCGATGGTGGCGTCGAATGCGATGGCGGTGATTCTCGATGATTTCCCGCATATGGCAGGGACGGCCTCGTCGCTAGCGGGCACGTTGCGCTTCGGTCTGGGTGCGATTGTGGGCGTTATCCTATCGCTGGCCTCATTCAACAGCGCCTGGCCGATGGTGTTATCAATGGCACTTTGTTCGATTGGTGCCTTTCTGCTGTATCTGTACGCAACCCGTTCCCCCGCGTCCTGA
- a CDS encoding YejG family protein, whose protein sequence is MDSFQLSVVHRLPQSYRWLSGFTGINVEPIPLSGREEENNLIGLKLLSHDGDIAWKIMHQLHQSLSEIQVECAVLEWEGEPCLFLHRNDESTAMCRLKNVGVAIAESVSAQYPF, encoded by the coding sequence GTGGACAGTTTCCAACTTTCGGTAGTTCATCGTTTGCCGCAAAGTTATCGCTGGTTATCGGGTTTTACAGGTATCAATGTTGAACCGATTCCGCTGAGCGGCAGAGAAGAAGAGAATAACCTGATTGGCCTCAAGCTGTTGAGCCATGACGGCGATATTGCATGGAAAATCATGCACCAGTTGCATCAGTCTCTGTCTGAAATTCAGGTTGAATGCGCCGTTCTGGAATGGGAAGGCGAACCGTGCCTGTTTTTGCATCGCAATGATGAAAGCACGGCAATGTGCCGTCTGAAGAATGTTGGTGTCGCTATCGCTGAGTCCGTATCAGCACAATACCCCTTTTAA
- the yejF gene encoding microcin C ABC transporter ATP-binding protein YejF produces MSSSPLLQIDNLSIAFRKGDQEQRVVDQLSLAVNAGETLALVGESGSGKSVTALSVLRLLPSPPVVYPQGDIRFAGQSLLHADEKTLRQIRGNRIAMIFQEPMVSLNPLQSIEKQLIEVLSLHRGMRTEAARSEVITCLDRVGIRQAKSRLNDFPHQLSGGERQRVMIAMALLTQPDLLIADEPTTALDVTVQAQILKLLNELKQELGMSLLFITHNLNIVRQLADNVSVMKAGQAVEHNSCQQLFSAPQHPYTRQLLDAEPSGEPLPVTDDGEPLLRVEKLHVSFPIKRGLLRRTVDEKQVVNNINFTLRRGESLGLVGESGSGKSTTGLALLRLIQSRGDIWFDGQPLQGLTRKQMLPFRHRIQVVFQDPNSALNPRLNVEQIIAEGLTVHHKLSKEALDQRVVEAMQEVGLDPTTRYRYPSEFSGGQRQRIAIARALILQPELLILDEPTSSLDRTVQAQILALLKSLQEKHKIAYLFISHDLQVIRSLCHQVIVLRQGEVVEQGECKQVFAHPAEHYTRELLQFSSYTAETQSA; encoded by the coding sequence ATGTCCAGTTCACCTTTATTGCAGATAGATAATCTCAGCATTGCCTTCCGCAAAGGCGATCAGGAGCAGCGCGTTGTCGATCAGCTTTCACTGGCGGTGAACGCGGGTGAAACGCTGGCGCTGGTCGGTGAATCAGGCTCGGGAAAAAGCGTCACCGCACTGTCGGTTTTACGTTTGCTCCCCTCCCCGCCCGTGGTTTATCCGCAAGGGGATATCCGCTTCGCAGGGCAATCGCTGCTGCATGCTGATGAAAAAACACTGCGTCAGATACGCGGCAATCGGATCGCGATGATCTTTCAGGAACCGATGGTGTCGCTTAACCCCCTGCAAAGCATTGAGAAACAGCTGATTGAAGTGCTTTCGCTCCACCGTGGCATGCGTACCGAAGCAGCCCGCAGCGAAGTCATCACCTGTCTGGATCGCGTGGGCATTCGGCAGGCTAAGAGTCGATTGAATGATTTCCCGCACCAGCTTTCCGGAGGGGAACGCCAGCGCGTCATGATTGCGATGGCGCTGCTGACACAGCCGGATTTACTGATTGCCGATGAACCCACAACGGCATTGGACGTGACCGTTCAGGCACAAATATTGAAATTGCTGAACGAGCTGAAGCAGGAACTGGGGATGAGCTTACTGTTCATCACCCATAACCTGAATATTGTCCGCCAGTTGGCAGATAACGTGTCGGTCATGAAAGCCGGTCAGGCCGTGGAACATAATAGCTGTCAGCAGCTTTTCAGCGCACCGCAGCATCCCTACACGCGCCAATTACTGGATGCCGAGCCGTCGGGCGAGCCGCTTCCGGTAACAGATGATGGCGAACCTCTTTTACGGGTGGAAAAACTGCACGTTTCGTTTCCCATCAAACGCGGCCTTTTGCGCCGTACCGTTGACGAAAAGCAGGTAGTGAACAATATCAACTTCACCTTACGACGCGGCGAAAGTCTGGGTCTGGTGGGGGAATCCGGTTCAGGAAAAAGCACGACCGGACTCGCGCTGCTGCGCCTGATTCAATCACGCGGCGATATCTGGTTTGACGGCCAGCCTCTGCAAGGGCTAACCCGTAAGCAAATGCTGCCTTTCCGCCACCGGATTCAGGTTGTCTTTCAGGATCCGAACTCCGCACTGAACCCGCGACTGAATGTAGAGCAAATTATTGCTGAGGGGTTGACCGTCCATCATAAGTTGAGCAAAGAGGCACTCGACCAGCGTGTGGTTGAGGCGATGCAGGAAGTTGGGCTGGATCCGACGACCCGCTACCGCTATCCCTCCGAGTTTTCCGGCGGTCAGCGCCAGCGTATCGCTATCGCTCGCGCCCTGATACTGCAACCGGAGCTGCTGATCCTTGATGAACCCACATCATCGCTGGACAGAACGGTGCAGGCGCAAATTCTCGCGCTACTGAAATCATTACAGGAAAAGCACAAAATCGCCTACCTGTTCATCAGCCATGATTTACAGGTTATCCGTTCGCTGTGCCATCAGGTTATTGTGTTGCGACAAGGCGAAGTGGTCGAACAAGGCGAATGCAAACAGGTATTCGCGCACCCTGCCGAACATTACACACGCGAACTGCTACAGTTTTCATCCTATACGGCGGAAACGCAGTCAGCATAA